In Modestobacter versicolor, a single genomic region encodes these proteins:
- a CDS encoding substrate-binding domain-containing protein, producing MGRHASQRAHRRARTGLAGRPALLGGLAVLLVAVLAAGLVWWTSRDDDAVADAPGCADEQTVRVTVAPEVESLVRELLAEPPSLGGDSCAVAELTAEEPLQTLADLGALGSDALPQVWVPDSSLWAARAGDAGLVPSGSLATSPLVLATSRAVAEELGWLETPPSWGEALTTDRPLAVPDLAESAEGISVLGAVRQSLGGGEAADNAVVEAVLAAGRGDVPTVGDAITAGTEGGADAPLVPLSEQEVLTANRAAGSDSLVAVYPRDGSPSLDYPVLRVPTREEDQDAASAVAEVLVGAQVNARARAAGFRDHQGAAPDGAGTGTGIQEAAPRALQLDGAAVQALLGRLSSLATPSRLLTVIDVSTSMNAPAGDGTRATLARDATKSALTLLPDSYSGGLWAFAYQLDGERDHVELAPIRTFGADAGGKSQRQLLNEQFDSVPSLLQPGGTGLYDTTLAAVRASRDAFDARSVNTVVLITDGENEDDTGIQLDVLLDTLRSEADPNRPVKVVGIALGPDADLGALEEIAGATGGAAYQALDPEDLQSVLFDAIRRRG from the coding sequence ATGGGGCGCCACGCCTCCCAACGCGCGCACCGCCGCGCCCGGACCGGGCTCGCCGGTCGGCCTGCCCTGCTCGGGGGCCTGGCCGTCCTGCTCGTCGCGGTGCTCGCCGCCGGCCTCGTCTGGTGGACGTCGCGGGACGACGACGCGGTGGCCGACGCCCCTGGCTGCGCCGACGAGCAGACGGTCCGGGTGACCGTCGCGCCGGAGGTCGAGTCGCTGGTGCGGGAGCTGCTGGCCGAGCCGCCGTCGCTGGGCGGCGACTCCTGCGCGGTCGCCGAGCTCACCGCCGAGGAGCCGCTGCAGACGCTGGCCGACCTCGGGGCGCTGGGCTCCGACGCGCTCCCCCAGGTGTGGGTGCCCGACTCCTCGCTGTGGGCGGCGCGCGCCGGCGACGCCGGCCTGGTGCCGTCGGGTTCGCTGGCCACCTCCCCGCTCGTGCTGGCCACCAGCCGCGCGGTCGCCGAGGAGCTGGGCTGGCTCGAGACGCCGCCCAGCTGGGGCGAGGCGCTCACCACCGACCGGCCGCTCGCCGTGCCCGACCTGGCCGAGAGCGCCGAGGGGATCTCCGTGCTCGGCGCCGTCCGCCAGTCGCTGGGCGGGGGCGAGGCCGCGGACAACGCCGTGGTCGAGGCCGTGCTGGCCGCCGGCCGCGGCGACGTGCCGACCGTGGGCGACGCGATCACCGCCGGCACCGAGGGCGGCGCCGATGCCCCGCTGGTGCCGCTCAGCGAGCAGGAGGTGCTCACCGCCAACCGCGCGGCGGGCTCGGACTCCCTCGTCGCCGTCTACCCCCGCGACGGCTCGCCCTCGCTGGACTACCCGGTGCTGCGGGTGCCGACCCGCGAGGAGGACCAGGACGCGGCCAGCGCCGTCGCCGAGGTGCTCGTCGGCGCCCAGGTCAACGCCCGGGCGCGGGCGGCGGGGTTCCGCGACCACCAGGGCGCTGCGCCCGACGGGGCGGGCACCGGCACCGGCATCCAGGAGGCGGCCCCGCGCGCGCTGCAGCTGGACGGCGCGGCCGTGCAGGCGCTCCTCGGCCGGCTGTCCAGCCTCGCCACGCCGTCCCGGCTGCTGACCGTCATCGACGTCTCCACCTCGATGAACGCACCCGCCGGCGACGGCACCCGCGCCACGCTGGCCCGCGACGCGACGAAGAGCGCGCTGACCCTGCTGCCGGACTCCTACTCCGGCGGACTGTGGGCCTTCGCCTACCAGCTGGACGGCGAGCGCGACCACGTCGAGCTGGCCCCGATCCGCACCTTCGGCGCCGACGCCGGCGGGAAGAGCCAGCGGCAGCTGCTGAACGAGCAGTTCGACAGCGTGCCGAGCCTGCTGCAGCCGGGCGGCACCGGCCTCTACGACACCACGCTGGCCGCCGTCCGCGCCTCCCGCGACGCGTTCGACGCCCGGTCGGTCAACACCGTCGTGCTGATCACCGACGGCGAGAACGAGGACGACACCGGCATCCAGCTCGACGTCCTGCTCGACACCCTGCGCAGCGAAGCCGACCCGAACCGGCCGGTGAAGGTCGTCGGCATCGCGCTGGGCCCGGACGCCGACCTGGGCGCGCTGGAGGAGATCGCCGGCGCGACCGGCGGGGCGGCCTACCAGGCCCTGGACCCCGAGGACCTGCAGAGCGTGCTCTTCGACGCGATCCGCCGCCGCGGCTAG
- a CDS encoding glycosyltransferase, giving the protein MTNDQLGAYRLKIDLVSEHASPLAAIGGVDAGGQNVHVAALAAGLATRGHEVTVHTRRDDPDLPDRVRTSDGYDVAHVTAGPAAALPKDDLLQHMGTFADVLRAQWAADPPDVVHAHFWMSGLASVQAAAGLGIPVLQTFHALGSVKRRHQGDADTSPEQRIDLERGLCASVDHVVATCSDEVFELRRLGLSSDRVSIVPCGVDTGVFTPRGPVAARSGRPRLLVLGRLVERKGQEDAVRALAAVPDAELVVVGGPPTGELDDDPEVQRLRAIAAELGAADRLVFAGAVARADVPGWIRSADVVLAVPWYEPFGITPLEAMACGRPVVATAVGGLVDTVVDGGTGVLVPPRDPAALGEALAALLADDERRAAYGAAGVKRARTRYRWSRVVADTDAVYRQVLAARARENAALLEESR; this is encoded by the coding sequence ATGACGAACGACCAGCTGGGTGCGTACCGCCTGAAGATCGACCTGGTCAGCGAGCACGCCTCGCCGCTCGCCGCGATCGGCGGCGTCGACGCGGGCGGGCAGAACGTGCACGTCGCCGCGCTCGCCGCGGGCCTCGCCACCCGCGGCCACGAGGTCACCGTGCACACCCGCCGCGACGACCCCGACCTGCCCGACCGGGTGCGCACGTCGGACGGCTACGACGTCGCCCACGTGACCGCGGGCCCCGCCGCCGCGCTGCCCAAGGACGACCTGCTGCAGCACATGGGCACCTTCGCCGACGTGCTGCGCGCGCAGTGGGCGGCCGACCCGCCCGACGTCGTGCACGCCCACTTCTGGATGAGCGGGCTGGCCTCCGTGCAGGCCGCCGCCGGTCTCGGCATCCCGGTGCTGCAGACCTTCCACGCGCTGGGCTCGGTCAAGCGCCGCCACCAGGGCGACGCCGACACCTCGCCCGAGCAGCGCATCGACCTCGAGCGCGGGCTCTGCGCCTCGGTCGACCACGTCGTCGCCACCTGCAGCGACGAGGTGTTCGAGCTGCGTCGGCTCGGGCTGTCCAGCGATCGGGTCTCGATCGTGCCGTGCGGCGTGGACACCGGCGTCTTCACCCCGCGCGGCCCGGTCGCCGCCCGCTCCGGCCGCCCGCGGCTGCTGGTGCTGGGCCGGCTGGTCGAGCGCAAGGGCCAGGAGGACGCCGTCCGGGCGCTGGCCGCCGTGCCCGACGCCGAGCTGGTCGTCGTCGGGGGGCCGCCCACGGGCGAGCTGGACGACGACCCGGAGGTGCAGCGGCTGCGCGCGATCGCCGCCGAGCTCGGGGCCGCCGACCGGCTGGTCTTCGCCGGCGCCGTCGCCCGGGCCGACGTGCCGGGCTGGATCCGCTCGGCCGACGTCGTGCTGGCCGTGCCCTGGTACGAGCCGTTCGGCATCACGCCGCTGGAGGCGATGGCCTGCGGGCGCCCGGTCGTGGCCACCGCCGTCGGTGGTCTGGTCGACACCGTCGTCGACGGCGGCACCGGCGTCCTGGTGCCCCCGCGCGACCCCGCCGCCCTCGGTGAGGCGCTCGCCGCACTGCTCGCCGACGACGAGCGGCGGGCCGCCTACGGCGCCGCCGGCGTCAAGCGCGCCCGTACCCGCTACCGCTGGTCGCGTGTCGTCGCCGACACCGACGCCGTCTACCGCCAGGTGCTCGCGGCCCGAGCCCGCGAGAACGCCGCCCTGCTGGAGGAGTCCCGATGA
- a CDS encoding ABC transporter substrate-binding protein, with the protein MSTSSRRLVTVLAAATVASTLAACGGGSDDGGGGGGGDAGGANEASDIGITEDSIKLGAHFPLTGVAAPGYSEIPTGAQAYYDYVNDAGGVNGRQIEYIYRDDAYNPTNTSQVVNQLVLEDEVFAIVGGLGTPTHSAVLDFLNSEGVPDLFVSSGSLLWGEDPETNPYTFGWQTDYESEGKIIGQYIADEFPDAKVGLFLQDDDFGEDGESGIREYIDDQIVAAERYTPGNTQIGPQIAALQAAGADFVVGFNVPSYTALSQLAALQLGYDPQWFYSNVGSDPTLVGSLLNNFSQGKVTDASVLDGTLTTDYLPTVDEPDNPWVQLFQEVWDASGQEGELTNYRIYGMAQAYTTVQALQAAGQNPTRDGLVEAIETAGGDWEGPVLAPFRYSADSHMGTSGMSISRITGTSTEEVLPVQLTDIGDAEITESDTEAATPPESGIPDEEPVD; encoded by the coding sequence TTGTCCACATCCTCCCGACGTCTCGTGACCGTCCTGGCCGCAGCCACCGTCGCCTCCACCCTCGCCGCCTGCGGCGGGGGCAGTGACGACGGCGGCGGTGGCGGTGGCGGTGACGCCGGCGGCGCCAACGAGGCGTCCGACATCGGCATCACCGAGGACTCCATCAAGCTCGGTGCCCACTTCCCCCTGACCGGCGTGGCCGCCCCCGGCTACAGCGAGATCCCGACCGGCGCCCAGGCGTACTACGACTACGTCAACGACGCCGGCGGGGTCAACGGTCGGCAGATCGAGTACATCTACCGCGACGACGCCTACAACCCCACCAACACCAGCCAGGTCGTCAACCAGCTGGTGCTCGAGGACGAGGTCTTCGCCATCGTCGGCGGCCTCGGCACCCCGACGCACAGCGCCGTCCTGGACTTCCTGAACAGCGAGGGCGTGCCCGACCTGTTCGTCTCCTCGGGGTCGCTGCTGTGGGGCGAGGACCCGGAGACCAACCCGTACACGTTCGGCTGGCAGACCGACTACGAGAGCGAGGGGAAGATCATCGGCCAGTACATCGCCGACGAGTTCCCGGACGCCAAGGTCGGTCTCTTCCTCCAGGACGACGACTTCGGCGAGGACGGCGAGTCCGGCATCCGCGAGTACATCGACGACCAGATCGTGGCCGCCGAGCGGTACACCCCGGGCAACACCCAGATCGGTCCGCAGATCGCCGCGCTGCAGGCCGCCGGGGCCGACTTCGTCGTCGGCTTCAACGTGCCCAGCTACACCGCGCTGTCGCAGCTGGCAGCGCTGCAGCTCGGCTACGACCCGCAGTGGTTCTACTCCAACGTCGGGTCCGACCCGACGCTGGTCGGCTCGCTGCTGAACAACTTCTCGCAGGGCAAGGTGACCGACGCCAGCGTCCTCGACGGCACGCTGACCACCGACTACCTCCCGACGGTCGACGAGCCGGACAACCCGTGGGTCCAGCTGTTCCAGGAGGTGTGGGACGCCTCCGGCCAGGAGGGGGAGCTCACCAACTACCGGATCTACGGCATGGCGCAGGCCTACACGACCGTGCAGGCCCTGCAGGCGGCCGGCCAGAACCCGACCCGCGACGGTCTGGTCGAGGCCATCGAGACCGCCGGCGGCGACTGGGAGGGTCCGGTCCTCGCACCGTTCCGCTACTCCGCCGACAGCCACATGGGCACCAGCGGCATGTCGATCAGCCGGATCACCGGCACCAGCACCGAGGAGGTGCTGCCGGTCCAGCTGACCGACATCGGTGACGCCGAGATCACCGAGTCCGACACCGAGGCGGCCACTCCCCCGGAGAGCGGCATCCCCGACGAGGAGCCGGTCGACTGA
- a CDS encoding UDP-glucuronic acid decarboxylase family protein, producing the protein MAVHGAVPEAREIKRAVVTGGAGFLGSHLCEHLLDRGVEVVCLDNFLTGSPTNVLHLMEHPGFRLVRCDITDYVHVPGPVDLVLHFASPASPLDYLKMPIETLKVGSLGTLHALGLAKDKGARFLLASTSEVYGDPLEHPQREDYWGNVNPVGPRGVYDEAKRFSEALTTAYRTSQGTDTAIVRIFNTYGPRMRPDDGRAIPAFVGQALAGRPLTVAGDGSQTRSISYVDDTVRGILALAFSTETGPMNIGNPDELSMLELARRIVALTGSSSEIGFIDLPVDDPKVRRPDTTLAEQALGWRPTVPSEEGLRRTVEWFAAQREAAAAQAS; encoded by the coding sequence ATGGCGGTGCACGGAGCGGTGCCCGAGGCGCGGGAGATCAAGCGGGCGGTGGTGACCGGCGGGGCCGGTTTCCTGGGCTCCCACCTCTGCGAGCACCTGCTCGACCGCGGCGTCGAGGTGGTCTGCCTGGACAACTTCCTCACCGGGTCGCCGACCAACGTGCTGCACCTGATGGAGCACCCCGGCTTCCGGCTGGTGCGCTGCGACATCACCGACTACGTGCACGTGCCCGGGCCGGTCGACCTGGTGCTGCACTTCGCCTCCCCCGCCAGCCCGCTCGACTACCTGAAGATGCCGATCGAGACCCTCAAGGTCGGCAGCCTGGGCACCCTGCACGCGCTGGGCCTGGCCAAGGACAAGGGCGCCCGCTTCCTGCTGGCCTCCACCTCCGAGGTCTACGGCGACCCGCTGGAGCACCCGCAGCGGGAGGACTACTGGGGCAACGTGAACCCGGTCGGGCCGCGCGGGGTGTACGACGAGGCGAAGCGGTTCAGCGAGGCGCTGACCACCGCCTACCGCACCTCGCAGGGCACCGACACCGCGATCGTCCGGATCTTCAACACGTACGGCCCGCGGATGCGCCCCGACGACGGGCGCGCGATCCCCGCCTTCGTCGGCCAGGCGCTCGCGGGCCGGCCGCTGACCGTCGCCGGCGACGGCTCGCAGACCCGGTCGATCAGCTACGTCGACGACACCGTGCGCGGCATCCTCGCGCTGGCCTTCTCGACCGAGACCGGTCCGATGAACATCGGCAACCCCGACGAGCTGTCCATGCTGGAGCTGGCCCGCCGGATCGTGGCGCTGACCGGGTCCAGCTCGGAGATCGGCTTCATCGACCTGCCGGTCGACGACCCGAAGGTGCGCCGGCCGGACACCACCCTGGCCGAGCAGGCGCTCGGCTGGCGTCCGACCGTCCCCTCGGAGGAGGGGCTGCGCCGCACCGTGGAGTGGTTCGCCGCGCAGCGGGAGGCAGCCGCCGCACAGGCGAGCTGA
- the rfaE2 gene encoding D-glycero-beta-D-manno-heptose 1-phosphate adenylyltransferase, with translation MTAPIVVVGDALLDVDLVGSASRLTPDAPVPVVEDVERRERPGGAALAAVLAAQFAGGREVVLVTPLADDDGAQRLRALLAGRVTLLPIPATGGTAVKQRIRVGDHSVARLDSGGAVSTFGALPAAAAAAIESAAAVLVADYGRGTTSAADVRAALSAARGPVVWDPHPRGADPVPSTRLVTPNGAEAERVAGDVPGTGLAAVGARAEALIRHWGVGAVAVTLGARGALLSYGEGAPMVVPATPVTGGDPCGAGDSFAAAVTVALAGGAVTGEAVTAAVAAAGAFVARGGATAWDAVEPTAGTAEPGVDALLARVRAAGGTVVATGGCFDLLHAGHVATLRAARGLGDCLVVCINSDDSVRRLKGPSRPLVTAEDRARVLEALEFVDAVVVFEEDTPAEVLDRLRPDVWAKGGDYAGADLPEAAVLQTWGGQAVVLPYLDGHSTTALVERSRV, from the coding sequence GTGACGGCGCCGATCGTCGTCGTCGGGGACGCGCTGCTCGACGTCGACCTGGTCGGCTCGGCGTCCCGGCTGACCCCGGACGCCCCGGTGCCGGTGGTCGAGGACGTCGAGCGGCGCGAGCGGCCCGGCGGTGCCGCGCTGGCCGCCGTCCTGGCCGCGCAGTTCGCCGGCGGCCGGGAGGTCGTGCTGGTCACCCCGCTCGCCGACGACGACGGTGCCCAGCGGCTGCGTGCGCTGCTCGCCGGCCGGGTCACGCTGCTGCCGATCCCGGCGACCGGCGGCACCGCGGTCAAGCAGCGGATCCGGGTCGGCGACCACTCCGTGGCCCGGCTGGACAGCGGGGGAGCGGTGTCGACGTTCGGGGCGCTGCCCGCCGCGGCGGCCGCCGCCATCGAGTCCGCCGCCGCCGTCCTGGTGGCCGACTACGGCCGGGGGACGACGTCGGCCGCCGACGTGCGCGCCGCGCTGTCCGCCGCCCGCGGCCCGGTGGTCTGGGACCCGCACCCGCGCGGGGCCGACCCGGTGCCCTCGACCCGGCTGGTCACGCCCAACGGCGCCGAGGCCGAGCGGGTGGCCGGCGACGTGCCGGGCACCGGGCTGGCCGCGGTCGGCGCGCGTGCCGAGGCGCTGATCCGGCACTGGGGCGTCGGCGCGGTCGCGGTGACCCTCGGCGCCCGGGGCGCGCTGCTGTCCTACGGGGAGGGCGCGCCGATGGTCGTGCCCGCCACCCCGGTCACCGGGGGCGACCCGTGCGGCGCGGGCGACTCCTTCGCTGCCGCGGTGACCGTGGCGCTCGCCGGAGGCGCGGTCACCGGCGAGGCGGTCACCGCTGCCGTCGCCGCCGCCGGGGCGTTCGTGGCCCGCGGCGGGGCGACCGCCTGGGACGCCGTCGAGCCCACCGCCGGGACGGCCGAGCCCGGGGTCGACGCCCTGCTGGCGCGGGTGCGGGCCGCCGGCGGCACCGTGGTCGCCACCGGCGGCTGCTTCGACCTGCTGCACGCCGGGCACGTCGCCACCCTGCGGGCCGCCCGCGGGCTCGGCGACTGCCTGGTCGTCTGCATCAACTCCGACGACTCGGTGCGCCGGCTCAAGGGCCCGTCGCGGCCGCTGGTCACCGCCGAGGACCGCGCCCGGGTGCTGGAGGCGCTGGAGTTCGTCGACGCCGTCGTCGTCTTCGAGGAGGACACCCCGGCGGAGGTGCTCGACCGGCTGCGGCCCGACGTCTGGGCCAAGGGCGGCGACTACGCCGGCGCGGACCTCCCCGAGGCCGCGGTGCTGCAGACCTGGGGCGGCCAGGCCGTCGTCCTGCCCTACCTCGACGGCCACTCAACGACCGCCCTGGTCGAGCGCTCCCGCGTGTGA
- a CDS encoding branched-chain amino acid ABC transporter permease translates to MTVSDLQSSAPVAGQATEEAPTTATAAANAPSAAAAGGRTFLPRSTLLRHLLLVLVAAVAAVVLLEITDPFTNSQLATLSYYAIAAGGLTVLTGMNGQISLGHGALMAVGAYTTALFLSADEPLPLPAILLAAVVVATAVGALVGVAAARLHGPYLAGATLALAVGLPGLAIYFNEWLGGDQGLRVRAPRAPEWFEQFISTVSGNSATNTKWLAYVGAICLLITYFLLANLVRSRIGRTWRAVRDQEVAAELAGINLGAWRVLAFVVSAAAAGLAGGVLALVVRLAAPSGFTLVLSLSLLTAIVIGGLGSLLGALLGSALLVFLPPFVTDLGAGWGLDNTEAAQLAPFVYGVVLVLAMIFAPAGFVGTLRTRWLTSRAKRSAARTSRG, encoded by the coding sequence ATGACCGTGAGCGACCTGCAGAGCTCGGCACCCGTCGCCGGCCAGGCCACCGAGGAGGCGCCGACGACGGCGACCGCGGCGGCGAACGCGCCGTCCGCAGCCGCCGCCGGTGGCCGCACCTTCCTCCCCCGCTCCACCCTGCTGCGCCACCTGCTGCTGGTGCTCGTCGCCGCGGTGGCCGCAGTGGTGCTGCTGGAGATCACCGACCCGTTCACCAACTCGCAGCTGGCCACCCTGAGCTACTACGCCATCGCGGCCGGCGGGCTCACCGTGCTGACCGGCATGAACGGGCAGATCTCGCTCGGGCACGGCGCGCTGATGGCGGTGGGCGCGTACACGACCGCGCTGTTCCTGTCCGCGGACGAGCCGCTCCCCCTGCCGGCGATCCTGCTCGCCGCGGTCGTCGTGGCCACCGCGGTCGGCGCCCTCGTCGGCGTCGCGGCGGCCCGGCTGCACGGGCCGTACCTGGCCGGCGCCACCCTCGCGCTCGCCGTCGGCCTGCCCGGCCTGGCGATCTACTTCAACGAGTGGCTCGGCGGCGACCAGGGCCTGCGGGTCCGGGCGCCGCGGGCGCCGGAGTGGTTCGAGCAGTTCATCAGCACGGTGTCGGGCAACAGCGCCACCAACACCAAGTGGCTGGCCTACGTCGGCGCCATCTGCCTGCTGATCACCTACTTCCTGCTGGCCAACCTGGTGCGCAGCCGGATCGGCCGCACCTGGCGGGCGGTGCGCGACCAGGAGGTGGCCGCCGAGCTGGCCGGGATCAACCTGGGCGCCTGGCGGGTGCTGGCCTTCGTGGTCAGCGCCGCCGCGGCCGGGCTGGCCGGCGGCGTGCTCGCGCTCGTCGTCCGGCTGGCAGCGCCCAGCGGCTTCACGCTGGTGCTCTCGCTGTCGCTGCTGACCGCGATCGTCATCGGCGGCCTCGGCAGCCTGCTGGGCGCGCTGCTCGGCTCGGCCCTGCTGGTGTTCCTGCCGCCCTTCGTCACCGACCTGGGTGCCGGCTGGGGCCTGGACAACACCGAGGCGGCCCAGCTGGCCCCGTTCGTCTACGGCGTGGTGCTCGTCCTCGCGATGATCTTCGCCCCCGCCGGCTTCGTCGGCACCCTCCGCACGCGGTGGCTCACCAGCCGCGCGAAGCGGTCGGCCGCCCGCACGAGCAGGGGGTGA
- a CDS encoding D-sedoheptulose-7-phosphate isomerase encodes MTTAPNRATEVVSPDTCTHLTGLDHVASLSAALHSLTDQVDTLDRWGRLLAEVLTGPARGRLLAAGNGGSAAQAQHLTAELVGRYRADRPPFSAICLTAETSSLTAIANDYPADELFARQVEAHGRPGDVLVLLSTSGRSPNAVAAARRARDCGITVLAMTGPAPNPLAAVADGTVAIDSPWTATVQECHLVALHLLCASFDAAVLAEPARVQTTNHVQVVQ; translated from the coding sequence ATGACCACCGCCCCGAACCGCGCCACCGAGGTGGTCTCGCCCGACACCTGCACGCACCTCACCGGCCTGGACCACGTCGCCTCGCTGAGCGCGGCGCTGCACAGCCTCACCGACCAGGTCGACACCCTCGACCGCTGGGGGCGGCTGCTGGCCGAGGTGCTGACCGGTCCGGCCCGCGGCCGGCTGCTGGCGGCGGGCAACGGCGGCAGCGCCGCGCAGGCCCAGCACCTGACCGCCGAGCTGGTCGGCCGCTACCGGGCCGACCGGCCGCCGTTCTCCGCGATCTGCCTGACCGCGGAGACCTCGAGCCTCACCGCGATCGCCAACGACTACCCGGCCGACGAGCTGTTCGCCCGCCAGGTCGAGGCGCACGGCCGGCCCGGCGACGTGCTGGTGCTGCTGTCCACCAGCGGGCGCAGCCCCAACGCGGTGGCCGCCGCCCGGCGGGCCCGCGACTGCGGGATCACCGTGCTCGCGATGACCGGCCCGGCGCCCAACCCGCTCGCCGCCGTCGCCGACGGCACGGTGGCGATCGACTCGCCGTGGACGGCGACCGTGCAGGAGTGCCACCTGGTCGCCCTGCACCTGCTCTGCGCGTCGTTCGACGCGGCGGTGCTCGCCGAGCCGGCCCGGGTGCAGACGACCAACCACGTGCAGGTCGTGCAGTGA
- a CDS encoding glycosyltransferase, producing the protein MKVLLWHVHGSWTTSFVQGPHEYLLPVTPDRGPDGLGRARTWDWPASVREVTPEQLREEDVDVVVLQRTRDLELVREWLGREPGRDLPAVFLEHNAPDGAVPDTRHPLADQSEIPIAHVTYFNELFYDNGAAPTVVVEHGIVDPGERYTGELARAAVVVNEPVRRGRYTGGDLLPLFARAAPLDVFGMGLTGLHERYDLDPSRVGLHDDPPQAAMHAELARRRVYVHPVRWTSLGLSLLEAMHLGMPVVALATTEAVEAVPAEAGVLSTRPARLAEAVREFVHDPDAARLAGKAARAAALDRYGLARFLADWDRLLGEVTR; encoded by the coding sequence ATGAAGGTCCTGCTCTGGCACGTCCACGGCTCGTGGACGACGTCGTTCGTCCAGGGGCCGCACGAGTACCTGCTCCCGGTCACGCCGGACCGCGGGCCCGACGGGCTCGGCCGCGCCCGCACCTGGGACTGGCCGGCCTCGGTGCGGGAGGTGACCCCCGAGCAGCTGCGCGAGGAGGACGTCGACGTCGTCGTCCTGCAGCGCACCCGCGACCTCGAGCTCGTCCGGGAGTGGCTGGGCCGCGAGCCCGGCCGCGACCTGCCGGCGGTCTTCCTCGAGCACAACGCCCCCGACGGCGCCGTGCCGGACACCCGGCACCCGCTGGCCGACCAGTCCGAGATCCCGATCGCCCACGTCACGTACTTCAACGAGCTGTTCTACGACAACGGCGCCGCGCCCACGGTGGTCGTCGAGCACGGCATCGTCGACCCCGGTGAGCGCTACACCGGCGAGCTGGCCCGCGCCGCCGTCGTGGTCAACGAGCCCGTGCGCCGCGGGCGGTACACCGGCGGCGACCTGCTGCCGCTGTTCGCCCGTGCCGCGCCGCTCGACGTCTTCGGGATGGGCCTGACCGGGCTCCACGAGCGCTACGACCTCGACCCGTCGCGGGTGGGGCTGCACGACGACCCGCCGCAGGCCGCGATGCACGCCGAGCTGGCCCGCCGCCGGGTGTACGTGCACCCGGTCCGCTGGACGTCGCTGGGCCTGTCGCTGCTGGAGGCCATGCACCTGGGCATGCCGGTGGTCGCCCTGGCCACCACGGAGGCCGTCGAGGCGGTGCCGGCCGAGGCCGGCGTGCTCTCCACCCGGCCGGCCCGGCTGGCCGAGGCGGTCCGCGAGTTCGTGCACGACCCCGACGCGGCCCGGCTGGCCGGCAAGGCCGCCCGCGCCGCGGCGCTGGACCGCTACGGGCTCGCGAGGTTCCTCGCCGACTGGGACCGGCTGCTGGGAGAGGTGACCCGATGA
- a CDS encoding glycosyltransferase family 9 protein, whose protein sequence is MVLRPLGLGDLLTGVPAIRGIRAAVPGHRLVLATTRALEPLAALVDAVDEVLPAVELEPLDWTGPPPELAVDLHGKGPLSHVVVADLHPQRLLTFDSPGYPGPTWYPDEHEVRRWCRLVSEGLQVECDPDALDLAVPSVTPPVSGVAVVHPGAAFPGRRWPPDRFSAVARHLAAAGLQVAVTGGPSERDLAVEVAAGAGLGEDAVLAGRTTSLELAAVVAAARVVVCGDTGVAHLASAYRRPSVVLFGPVSPALWGPPPRPQHVVLWHGDGTGDPWGTELDPALARITVGEVTGALDELLA, encoded by the coding sequence GTGGTGCTGCGGCCGCTGGGGCTCGGGGACCTGCTCACCGGGGTGCCGGCCATCCGCGGCATCCGCGCCGCCGTGCCCGGCCACCGGCTGGTGCTCGCCACCACCCGGGCGCTCGAGCCGCTGGCGGCGCTGGTCGACGCCGTCGACGAGGTGCTGCCCGCCGTCGAGCTCGAGCCGCTGGACTGGACCGGCCCACCGCCGGAGCTCGCCGTCGACCTGCACGGCAAGGGCCCGCTGTCGCACGTCGTCGTCGCCGATCTGCACCCGCAGCGGCTGCTCACCTTCGACAGCCCCGGGTACCCCGGCCCCACCTGGTACCCCGACGAGCACGAGGTGCGGCGCTGGTGCCGGCTGGTCTCCGAGGGGCTGCAGGTCGAGTGCGACCCCGACGCGCTGGACCTGGCGGTGCCGTCGGTGACCCCGCCGGTCTCCGGGGTCGCCGTCGTGCACCCGGGGGCGGCGTTCCCGGGGCGGCGCTGGCCACCCGACCGGTTCTCCGCGGTCGCCCGGCACCTGGCCGCCGCCGGCCTGCAGGTGGCCGTCACCGGCGGCCCCTCGGAGCGCGATCTCGCGGTCGAGGTCGCCGCCGGCGCGGGCCTGGGGGAGGACGCCGTGCTGGCCGGCCGGACGACGTCGCTCGAGCTGGCCGCGGTCGTCGCCGCAGCCCGGGTCGTCGTCTGCGGTGACACCGGGGTGGCCCACCTGGCCAGCGCCTACCGCCGGCCGTCGGTCGTGCTGTTCGGCCCGGTGTCCCCCGCGCTGTGGGGGCCACCGCCGCGCCCGCAGCACGTCGTCCTGTGGCACGGCGACGGCACCGGCGACCCGTGGGGCACCGAGCTGGACCCCGCGCTGGCGAGGATCACCGTCGGCGAGGTGACCGGCGCCCTCGACGAGCTGCTGGCCTAG